The following are from one region of the Paenibacillus sp. KS-LC4 genome:
- a CDS encoding ABC transporter ATP-binding protein, with the protein MIKLARYLKPHWMAVLLAPLLMVLEVCMDLLQPKLMASIVDEGIIKGDLSHIKITGLYMLAAALIGLIGGVGCTVYSSIASQKFGADLRGDLFRKVQTFSFQNLDELKTGSLITRLTSDIVQLQTMVQMLLRIFVRSPMLAIGSIIMTIAISPKLALILAIIVPLLFIVMFALIRSTLPLFASMQSKLDAVNTVLQENFTGIRVAKAFVRSSYENERFGRANRDYTGSAIKAMQLVAINMPILTFILNAAIAAVLWYGGLDVQKGSLPVGDLIAFINYVTQVMMSLSMIGMMLVRFSTAKVSAQRVQEVLNTSSEIRSAESPAQPSSAAGEIVFEHVSFAYAGASAPEMAYELRDISFTAKPGQTLALIGATGAGKSTLVNLIPRLYEATQGRVLLDGIDVRDMELGSLRSHIGIVLQESILFTGTIRENICFGKPEATEDEMLAAARAAAAHEFITRLPEGYDTQLGQRGVNLSGGQKQRLSIARALLLQPSVLILDDSTSAIDMGTEAQIQAALRKLMHGRTSIMIAQRISSVIDADHIIVLDEGQIAAQGTHDELLRSSGLYQEIYQSQAGKEATVHG; encoded by the coding sequence GATTTAAGCCATATCAAAATAACAGGCCTATATATGCTTGCAGCCGCATTGATCGGCCTGATTGGAGGGGTTGGCTGCACGGTATACTCCAGCATCGCCTCGCAGAAATTCGGCGCTGATCTGCGCGGCGATTTGTTCCGCAAGGTACAGACCTTTTCCTTCCAAAACCTGGATGAACTAAAGACTGGATCATTGATTACGCGACTTACGAGCGATATTGTCCAGCTCCAGACGATGGTGCAAATGCTGCTGCGCATTTTTGTCAGGTCGCCAATGCTGGCCATTGGCAGCATCATTATGACGATTGCAATTAGCCCTAAGCTGGCGCTCATTCTCGCCATTATCGTTCCGCTGCTGTTCATCGTCATGTTTGCCCTTATTCGCTCTACACTTCCGTTGTTTGCAAGCATGCAGTCAAAGCTGGATGCGGTAAACACGGTGCTTCAAGAAAACTTCACCGGCATTCGGGTCGCCAAAGCCTTTGTGCGCTCCAGCTATGAAAACGAACGGTTTGGCCGTGCCAATCGCGATTATACAGGCTCGGCTATTAAGGCGATGCAATTGGTTGCCATTAATATGCCGATTCTCACTTTTATTTTGAATGCGGCGATTGCTGCCGTGCTTTGGTATGGCGGTCTTGATGTACAGAAGGGCTCGCTGCCTGTAGGCGATTTAATTGCTTTTATCAATTATGTGACACAGGTCATGATGTCGCTGTCGATGATCGGCATGATGCTCGTCCGCTTCTCAACGGCGAAGGTATCTGCACAGCGCGTGCAGGAGGTGCTGAATACGTCATCGGAAATTCGCTCAGCCGAATCGCCCGCCCAACCTAGTAGCGCGGCGGGAGAAATCGTATTTGAGCATGTTTCATTCGCTTACGCAGGTGCATCTGCGCCTGAAATGGCATATGAGCTGCGCGACATTAGCTTTACGGCGAAGCCGGGACAGACGCTCGCACTGATTGGCGCAACCGGAGCTGGCAAGTCTACGCTCGTCAATCTGATTCCGCGGCTATACGAGGCTACGCAAGGTCGCGTGCTTCTGGACGGCATTGATGTGCGCGACATGGAGCTTGGAAGCCTGCGAAGCCATATTGGCATCGTGCTTCAGGAGTCGATTTTGTTCACGGGTACAATTCGTGAAAATATTTGCTTCGGCAAGCCAGAGGCCACCGAAGACGAAATGCTTGCCGCCGCTAGAGCAGCGGCAGCCCATGAATTTATTACCCGCCTTCCCGAGGGCTATGACACGCAGCTTGGCCAGCGCGGGGTCAATTTGTCTGGCGGGCAGAAGCAGCGGCTTTCCATCGCTCGCGCGCTGCTCCTCCAGCCGTCGGTGCTTATTCTCGATGACAGCACGAGCGCCATCGACATGGGAACGGAGGCGCAGATTCAAGCAGCGCTGCGCAAGCTGATGCATGGACGAACCAGCATTATGATCGCGCAGCGCATCTCCTCCGTCATCGACGCCGATCACATTATCGTGCTTGATGAGGGGCAAATTGCCGCGCAGGGCACTCACGATGAGCTGCTTCGCTCCTCTGGGCTTTATCAAGAAATTTACCAGTCGCAGGCTGGCAAGGAGGCGACCGTTCATGGCTGA